In a single window of the Elaeis guineensis isolate ETL-2024a chromosome 8, EG11, whole genome shotgun sequence genome:
- the LOC105032405 gene encoding protein TIC 22-like, chloroplastic isoform X1 has translation MPFPWTKPHPRTPIEPQSHPPNPFLPIQTHLSAFLSSISSSNPLKTHIDSAFESLGNALQSGLSRLASPSAPLRSPPWARLTPPPLAGDGPAHRFDLAMSTEAIEERLAGVPVYALSNSAEEFVLVAGVGSGKSLGLFCFKKEDAEALLDQMRSMNHDMRQGSKVVALALSKVFQLKLDGVAFRFIPDSSQVAHAIKVKEKVGSSVDGFSGVPVFQSKSLVLRSGNKRYRPFFFRKEDLEESLFRASRQQNKLNPALRTGDIQVRVLEEIINTMKGSSVSKWDDVVFIPPGLNVSVGVRETALG, from the exons ATGCCCTTCCCCTGGACTAAGCCCCATCCCAGAACCCCAATCGAACCACAATCGCACCCCCCAAACCCTTTCCTCCCCATCCAAACCCACCTCTCCGCCTTCCTCTCCTCCATCTCCAGCTCCAATCCCCTCAAAACCCACATCGATTCCGCCTTCGAATCCCTCGGCAACGCCCTCCAATCCGGCCTTTCCCGCCTCGCCTCTCCCTCGGCTCCCCTCCGGAGCCCCCCGTGGGCCCGGCTCACTCCGCCTCCCCTCGCCGGCGATGGCCCGGCCCACCGGTTCGACCTCGCCATGTCGACGGAGGCCATCGAGGAGCGCCTCGCCGGGGTGCCCGTCTACGCCCTCAGCAACTCGGCGGAGGAGTTCGTTTTGGTGGCTGGCGTCGGTAGCGGGAAGTCTCTGGGTTTGTTCTGCTTCAAGAAGGAGGACGCCGAGGCTCTCTTGGACCAGATGAGGTCGATGAACCACGACATGCGGCAGGGTTCCAAGGTTGTCGCCCTTGCTCTCAGTAAG GTTTTCCAGCTTAAGCTTGATGGAGTTGCCTTCCGATTCATTCCAGATTCATCTCAGGTGgcacatgccattaag GTGAAGGAAAAGGTGGGGAGTTCTGTAGATGGTTTCTCTGGAGTTCCAGTTTTTCAG tcaaagagtttggtctTAAGGAGTGGGAACAAGAGATACCGCCCATTTTTCTTCAGAAAG GAGGACCTAGAAGAGTCACTCTTTAGAGCTTCACGCCAGCAGAATAAGTTAAATCCTGCCTTAAGGACCGGTGACATTCAG GTTCGTGTCCTGGAGGAAATTATCAACACCATGAAG GGAAGCTCTGTGTCAAAGTGGGATGATGTTGTGTTTATCCCTCCAGGTCTCAATGTCTCAGTTGGTGTCCGTGAAACAGCTCTTGGATAG
- the LOC105032405 gene encoding protein TIC 22-like, chloroplastic isoform X2, translated as MPFPWTKPHPRTPIEPQSHPPNPFLPIQTHLSAFLSSISSSNPLKTHIDSAFESLGNALQSGLSRLASPSAPLRSPPWARLTPPPLAGDGPAHRFDLAMSTEAIEERLAGVPVYALSNSAEEFVLVAGVGSGKSLGLFCFKKEDAEALLDQMRSMNHDMRQGSKVVALALSKCARTACKGRMISIAMLLFRLIFFLFHLSALFHGVLSLTLAAEEASGNNSDAYSSNFGRSMFCLFLLKVKRWLGTRLDDFGCFLFPLILFLRLKEC; from the exons ATGCCCTTCCCCTGGACTAAGCCCCATCCCAGAACCCCAATCGAACCACAATCGCACCCCCCAAACCCTTTCCTCCCCATCCAAACCCACCTCTCCGCCTTCCTCTCCTCCATCTCCAGCTCCAATCCCCTCAAAACCCACATCGATTCCGCCTTCGAATCCCTCGGCAACGCCCTCCAATCCGGCCTTTCCCGCCTCGCCTCTCCCTCGGCTCCCCTCCGGAGCCCCCCGTGGGCCCGGCTCACTCCGCCTCCCCTCGCCGGCGATGGCCCGGCCCACCGGTTCGACCTCGCCATGTCGACGGAGGCCATCGAGGAGCGCCTCGCCGGGGTGCCCGTCTACGCCCTCAGCAACTCGGCGGAGGAGTTCGTTTTGGTGGCTGGCGTCGGTAGCGGGAAGTCTCTGGGTTTGTTCTGCTTCAAGAAGGAGGACGCCGAGGCTCTCTTGGACCAGATGAGGTCGATGAACCACGACATGCGGCAGGGTTCCAAGGTTGTCGCCCTTGCTCTCAGTAAG tgTGCAAGGACTGCATGCAAGGGTCGCATGATCTCCATAGCGATGTTATTGTTTCGGTTgatcttctttcttttccatCTCTCTGCTTTGTTCCATGGTGTATTATCTTTGACATTAGCTGCAGAGGAAGCATCAGGTAATAATTCAGATGCTTATTCTTCCAACTTTGGGCGGTCCATGTTTTGTCTTTTCCTTTTAAAAGTGAAAAGATGGTTGGGGACAAGGCTTGATGATTTTGGttgttttctttttcctttaattttgttTTTAAGGCTGAAAGAGTGTTGA